The Streptomyces kanamyceticus DNA segment CCCCCGTCACCTTCGCCCGGTACGAGACCTGCGGGGCGTCACCCGAGAACGCGACGACGAGGCGGGCCCCCGACGTTCCCGCCGCTCCCGGCACTCCCGCCGCTCCCGCCGCTCCTCCGCGCGCCACCACCGTCACCTTCGACGTGTCCTGGCCGCGGTGCGCCGGATACCCGAGCCCGCTCAGGTCGAGCAGCCCGTCCCTCACCTTCCTCTTGGTGAAGCCCTTCAGCGGGCTGCCCGCCGCGTCCCGCACGGTCACCGTCACCGCGCGAGAACCACCCGCCGCGCCGTCGACCCGCACAGCGCGCCAGCCCCGTACGTGCAGGGAGTCCGCCCGCCCGTCGGCGTAGAACGCGCCGGGATCGACCGCCACCTTCGCCGCGCCGCCCGCGAAAGGCGCTCCCGCGACCGTGGCGGGCCCTTCGACGCCCGTCGGGTAACGCCCCGTCAGACTCAGTCCACCGGAGGTCACTTGGCCGGTCACACCCGGCGGGGTGCGCAGCGATCCTGGCTCGTACGACAACCTGTGGTCGATGCGGTCCGTGAGCGCGAGGTCCGGATCGCCCGCCGCCAGGTCGGGGAGGTTGATCACCCAACGTGACGTCCCGCCCGCGGCCACGCGCGTCAGCGGCATGCCGCCGGTGCCCACCGGATACTTGCCCTCGCCCGCGACGGCGGCCTCGCGGCGCGCCGCCGCGTCGGCCCAACTGCCCGCCTGCGCCCAGGAAGGCAGGCCGACGAGCAGCGCGAGCACCAAGCCCAGAACGTGCAGTCTGCGGGCGTGAGTCATGCGGGCATGCCTCCGTGGCGGGCCGGGCACGCCGCTGACGGAGAGTCACCGCACGCACTCGATCGTTACTTTCCGTCACAGCAAGCCATGGTGGGTCGCCGAGCGAACAATCCGACATGACGTCAGTACGTCAATTCATCCGCCCGGCCCACACCTCTGCCCCCCTCTGGCCGCGCGCCCTGCCGCCGCCCGCGCCGCGTCAGCCCTCGGCGGGGAGCGCGTCCAGGAGGTGCAGCCTGGCGTCCTTGGTGGTGACGCTGCCGCAGACCACCCGGGCCCCGTCCACCGTCACGCCACCGCCCACGGCCGCGGCGGCCGTCACCCGCACGCCGTCCCTGAGCGTCGGATACGCCTGCCCCGCCACCAGGTCCTCCCTGGTCAGATCCTGCGCGACGATCAGCGAACGCACCGTGTCGCCCGCCTCGCGGGGCCGCGCGAGGGCCTTGCGGCGCTCGGCGGGCAGCTTGCCGAAGGCGGCGTCCGTGGGGGCGAAGACCGTCACGTTCTGCATGGACCGGAACATGTCCTCGGCCTTGGCGTCCTTCACGAGCGCCGCGAACCCGGAGAGCTGCGGCATCGAGTCGATCGCCGCGAGGACCGGGGTCTTCCCCAGCGCGGCGGCGTTCGCCGCGCCCGGCGCGACCTCCGGGCAGGCCGAGCCGAACGCCTTGTCGTCACGGCGCGGGCCCTCCACCGCGGAGCCGGGGAAGTTCGCGCCGCTCCCGGCGCAGCCGGCCACCGTGAGGAGGGCCAGCAGGGCCCCGGCGGGGGCGAGTGCGGGGGCGAATGCGCGGGCGGGGCGACGCGGGGGTGCCATGAGCGGCTCCGTTCCTCAGGGGCGTGCGGTCACCGCGACAGGATGCGCAATGACCGCCCGTTCCCCTCGGTACGGACCCGGCGGGTCGGCACGGAGTGCCCGTCCGGGCCAGTTCGGTGCGGTTCGGCTGTGCCCCGAAGGGGCGCGGGGCCGTGACATGTGCGGCTCCGCCGCGTGGGCGCGACCAGCCACGAGGCACCCG contains these protein-coding regions:
- a CDS encoding fasciclin domain-containing protein, with product MAPPRRPARAFAPALAPAGALLALLTVAGCAGSGANFPGSAVEGPRRDDKAFGSACPEVAPGAANAAALGKTPVLAAIDSMPQLSGFAALVKDAKAEDMFRSMQNVTVFAPTDAAFGKLPAERRKALARPREAGDTVRSLIVAQDLTREDLVAGQAYPTLRDGVRVTAAAAVGGGVTVDGARVVCGSVTTKDARLHLLDALPAEG